The segment CACAGGATGAGGGGAGCCCCGTTGCCCCTGAAAGCCATCAATGAGGATAGCAGCAGTGCTATCCGAGATGGAACGGGTAGTAAATGTTAACTACCCGACAACGGAGTGTTAAGAGGCCTAGGATTAGCATAGTTCATCTATTTTCTTCAAAAAACTACTTATATCAAAATTTATATCCAATTTTCTATCCCTCAATATCTTAGTTATTGAATCGAGCACCCTCGGGAGTGCCACCTTCACCTCGGGGCTGAGCCCCTCCCTTAGATCTATCGAGCTCGGTACTATGCCCACTACGTAAGTCTCCGGTAATCTCCCCATCGCCAGAGCTGCAGCTATTAACACCTCCGCGGTGACCCCATGGCTCCAAGAACTGATCAAATGCTTCAAGAGGATCTCCCTATCCACGCTAGATCTATCGACTCTGTAGACTCTCACGTCCCCCGGCTCCCCCTCTTCAGGTGAGAGGGAATCGACCACGAACAGTATATCGGAACCCTCTATCTCCTCCAAGAGCCCTATACCACCGATCCCCCCGTCCACTACCCTCATCCACTCAGGTATATCCATTGAGGAGAGAGCTTCCGCGAAGTAAGAGCCAGCGCCATCGTCCCCTAATAATCTGTTCCCTAATCCTAAAATGAGTACCCTAACTTTACCATGAGATCCCTCAAGGTCCTCAGGCATCCGACTCCCTCAGCTCGAGGCGGGACATTGACGATGTATACTTCGCCCTCAGATAGGGAGGCTATCACTCCCGTCAGTGTGTTTACGTCATTCACACCTAAGAGCGTCAGAGGTATAGATTCTTTCAATCTCTCGGTATCCCTCTCGACCTCTATTTTCTTTACAGAAGTCCCCTCACCCTGTGAAATTATTATTATGAAGTCCGGATCGTACTCTATCATTTCAGTTATTGAAGCTAGCGGGTATTGAGTCGTATCGAATAATTCCACGTCACCACCCCTCACTTCACCCACCAGCTCCCTTATCCCCTCGAGGACGCTCTCAGGAGGCTGAGGGGAGCTTATCACGATAGCGCATCTCTTCCCTCCCATCCTCACGTACTTTCCGGGCTTCATTAATGCTCTCCTAATAGCTTCGATCGGATCCTCCCCTCCCAAGGACATAGATAACTCCTTCCTGATCTCATTAATATCCTTCCTATTTATGGGAAAAGAGTATACCAATCTCTCGAGCTCTATAGCAGATATTATCGAGTCCTTTATCTCACGCTCTATTTCATTCAGCTCACCGTAGAGAGTCCCGAGGAGCCTCGCGATCTTCTTCAACGACATTTTAAAAATTTTATAGTTTGATCTTATCCAGTAAATAATGTGATATATGGACAGCTCTGAAGGCGCTCCCTGTGAGTTCCGATCCCTTATTCAAGCTGAATATACACGTCGGGCATCCGGTAACGACTACCTCGGCCCCGCTCTGGACGACCTCTCTCGCCTTCTCCCTCATGACTACCTCATAATCCCTCATGAGGTCCCTAGTGAACTCAGCCTCCCATCCATCCACCTCCCGGCTCAAGCCGAGCAGTCCCCTTAGCTCTCTCAGGTCCTCGCTCAAGAGAGCTATACCGGATCCACCCCCGCAACAACGACTGAAGACACCCTGGCTCTTGGGTAACTCCCTGTACTCCTTGGAGGAGGCCCTCAGGATCTCCCTAGGTTCCCTCTTGACGCCGCTATTCCTCAACTTGCATGGATCGTGCCACGCTACCTTTACCTCTCCAGCCTCTATCCTGAACTTCCCAGCTCTATAGAGTTCGTAGAGATATTCAGCTACGTGTAAGATCTCATAATCCACTTTCTCCCGGATTAAGAATGGCATCTGAAATCTCATCTCCTCGTAAGTAGTTCCCCCATGCGATAAGATCACTTTCTTAGCCCCGATCCCCTTAACGTAAGAGTTCACTCTCTCTAAAGCCTTCCTCTCTGACTTCCTATCGCCTATGAAAGATCCTGTACCGAATTCGAAGCCCAGTGGCCTTGAGGGGAGAGTCCAGTTGATTCCGAGGGCATCTAGGATCTTTGATGTCGATATTATAGTTTCCGGAGTCAATATAGCCTCTATGACTGTCGGTAAGTAGAGGACCTCGGCCCCCTCCCTATCCAAGGGTAGCTCCTTCCCTACACCTCCTCTCACTCTCCCGATAGTAGAATTCCATAGATCCATCACTCCCTCATGCCCCGCGATATCCCCGCTTTCTATCTCACTCAAGCGTTTCAGGATCGTCGGGGCCCTCCCCATGCTGCTGAGGAACCCCCTGAGTATCCTTATTAACTCACCGCTGTAGATACCGAATGGGCATGTGTTCAAACAGTTACCGCAGTTGACGCATCTGTAAGCCATGTAAGTCATCCTCTTGAGGTCATCCTCACCCTTGGGATATCCAGCATTAACTATAGATCCTAAGGCATAGCCTACAGCTGTTACCCTCTTCCTCCATATTCTCCTAAGCTCCTCAGCTTTATTCACAGGCTCGTACTCAGGTCCAGCTGCTATGTACGGGCAGTGAG is part of the Candidatus Korarchaeum sp. genome and harbors:
- a CDS encoding hydrogenase maturation protease, whose translation is MPEDLEGSHGKVRVLILGLGNRLLGDDGAGSYFAEALSSMDIPEWMRVVDGGIGGIGLLEEIEGSDILFVVDSLSPEEGEPGDVRVYRVDRSSVDREILLKHLISSWSHGVTAEVLIAAALAMGRLPETYVVGIVPSSIDLREGLSPEVKVALPRVLDSITKILRDRKLDINFDISSFLKKIDELC
- a CDS encoding (Fe-S)-binding protein → MNGELDSAINETLSELNPVTLHYFESCVSCGLCTPHCPYIAAGPEYEPVNKAEELRRIWRKRVTAVGYALGSIVNAGYPKGEDDLKRMTYMAYRCVNCGNCLNTCPFGIYSGELIRILRGFLSSMGRAPTILKRLSEIESGDIAGHEGVMDLWNSTIGRVRGGVGKELPLDREGAEVLYLPTVIEAILTPETIISTSKILDALGINWTLPSRPLGFEFGTGSFIGDRKSERKALERVNSYVKGIGAKKVILSHGGTTYEEMRFQMPFLIREKVDYEILHVAEYLYELYRAGKFRIEAGEVKVAWHDPCKLRNSGVKREPREILRASSKEYRELPKSQGVFSRCCGGGSGIALLSEDLRELRGLLGLSREVDGWEAEFTRDLMRDYEVVMREKAREVVQSGAEVVVTGCPTCIFSLNKGSELTGSAFRAVHISHYLLDKIKL